In bacterium 336/3, the following proteins share a genomic window:
- a CDS encoding 50S ribosomal protein L33, with product MAKKKETRVQVILECTEHKTSGMPGMSRYITTKNKKNTTARLELKKYNPILRKYTVHKEIK from the coding sequence ATGGCAAAGAAGAAAGAAACCAGAGTGCAGGTTATCTTGGAATGTACAGAGCACAAAACTTCTGGTATGCCCGGAATGTCTCGTTATATTACTACCAAGAATAAGAAAAACACAACGGCTCGTTTAGAGTTGAAAAAATACAACCCTATTCTGAGAAAATATACCGTTCATAAAGAAATCAAGTAA